From Candidatus Omnitrophota bacterium:
GGCCGCCGAGCGCTTGCAATCGTGCAAAACCAAGAATTCGTTGGAAATTCTTATCTGCCCTCAGTTGTTTCCGGAACAGGCTGAACCGGTCAGCCAAGCCGATTTGGCGATCTTTCTGGACGCCTCCTGCGATGCGGCGCCCGGATCTTGGAAATGTCAAAAATCCTTTGCGGGCGAGACGCCCGCACTCCCAGGGGGCGGTATGTATGCGGCGGCGTTTACTCATAGCGTCAGCCCCGGCGAGCTATTGGGATTGGCTCGGGAATTGTATGGCCATTGCCCGGAGGCTTATCTCTATACGATGGGGGGAGAGAGTTTCGAGACGGCGAATCGGCTCACTCCCGCTGTTCAATCCGCCATTGAAGGCGTTGTGGGAGACGTTGAAAAACGGATAACGGCGTAAATCGGGCGGGAGGCGTTACAACCTCCCGTTTTCTCTTTCCTTTTCCCCTAGACATTCCCTATTCTCATCGGAATCATAACTTGACGATCTCATTCTATGTTTATAAAAGGTGAAGAACCATGAACGAATCCCGCCGTTGTTTTCTTAAGCAGAGTATTTTCGCCGCCGCTGGAACCGGCGCGATTTTGACGCCGCACTCTTCCAGTTTCGCTATTGCGCCCATTCAACGAGGGATGGGCGCGCGCATGAAGTTGAGTTTCGCCGCCTATTCCTACCGCAAATACCTGGCGGAAGAAAAATCGATGACGATGATGGATTTCTTGGACGAATGCGCCAAGCTGGGACTCAGTGCTTCGGAGCCGACTTCTTACTATTTTCCGCCCGACGCCAATGACGATTATTTCATTCAATTCAAGCGCAAAGCCTTTTTGCTAGGCTTGGATATTTCCGGAACCGCCATTGGCAATACGTATACTCATCCAGCGGGGCCGGAACGGGATAAAAACCTGGCTTTGACCAAACGCTGGATCGACAACGCCGCGCTAATGGGCGCTCCTTGCATCCGCATCTTTGCCGGAACAGCACCCAAAGGCGTTTCGGAAGAACAGGCGCGAAAGAATTGCGTCGAAACCATCCAGGAAGCCTGCGCCTACGCCGCCCGGCGGGGCGTTTATCTGGCGCTGGAAAACCACGGCGGCATCGTTTCCGACGCTAAAGGCATGTTGGCGATCGTTAAGGCCGTCGAATCGGATTGGTTCGGCGTCAATCTCGATACGGGCAATTTCCATACCGACGATCCTTATAAAGACATTGCCGAGACCGCGCCTTACGCCGTCAACGTGCAAGTTAAAGTCGAAATGTCGAACGCGGCGGGAAAAGCCATCGAACCCGATTTCGAACGAATCGTCGGCATGTTAGGCGAGGCGGGCTATCGCGGCTACGTCGCTTTGGAATATGAAGCCAAGCCGGAACCGAAGGACGCCGTCCCTCGCTATTTGGAGCGGCTGCATAAAATTATTTCGAAAGCGTAGGGATAGTTAGGACAGAGAGAAAAGCGTAAATGGCGCGATGGCGTATACTGGATTGAATCACGAATACACGAAATGAAAAAGAAAACCACGAAAAAGGCGGAATGAATAAAATTCGTGTACGAGGAGAATGGCGTTATAAGAGTATAACGCCTAAGACATGAAAAAACGATATCGCGCCAATGGAAAACCGGGGCGGCAAAGCTACGGCATTTAGTCTTTTTCTTTCATCTTTCTTTTTTCGAGTTGCACAAGAAAAGATTGATGAAATGAAAGATAAAATTTCCTTGCCGCCCTGCGGTTTAGTCCAATGTATTTTTCTCAGTTTACCGATTTCGCCAGGGGGCTTCATGCCTTATAGGCAAGCCGGTTCCCAAGCGATCGCTTCACCATTCCAATCCCAGCATGGCGAAACGACCGTGAGTTCCACCCCCGCTACTCATTCACCGAAGCGCACACAAAAAAGGCTGCGCAAGGTTATCGAGGATGTCATCATCTTCTACTTCGCTATTTACAGGCGAGTGCGGCGGGGACTGTTCGGCGCGCGCCGTGAGAAGGTCCCTCGTTTATTATGGGGAAGGCCGCAAAAAGGAGGCGTTAACAGTAATGATGAGTGATGAATGATGAATGATGAAAAAGATTGATGGGGTAAACGGCGCGCCCCATCTTTCAGCTTCAAGGGCAGAAAAAACCTTGCCCTTGCTACCCTCCCGCTTTGAGTCCACCCTACGCGATTTGGTGGGCTACGCTTCGCTTTGAGCCCACCCTACGCGATTTGGTGGGCTACGCTTCGCTTTGAGCCCACCCTACGCGATTTGGCGGGCTACGCTTCGCTTTGAGCCCACCCTACGCGATTAAGCGAATTTCAATCATCGCCGTTGCTTCATGGCTTTGGCGATGGCTTCGGCCATGGCGTTTTGGATGGGGGCTTTGCGGGTTGGTTCCTGGCGTTGTTCTTGCTTACGGCGAGGCTTTCCGGGATTTTCTTCCTTGGCGGCGTTGGGATCGGGGATGGGATCGTCCAGCCTCATGCTCAGCGAGATGCGTTTGCGCCGCAGGTCTATGGCCATGACTTTGACTTTTACTACATCCCCCGTCTTCACGACGCTGCGAGGATCTTTGACGAATTGATTGGAGAGGGCGGAGATGTGGACCAACCCGTCCTGGTGAACGCCGATATCGACGAACGCGCCGAAATTGGCTACGTTGGTTACGACGCCTTCCAAGATCATGCCCGGCTGAAGGTCTTCCAACGTTTCTACTCCTTCTTTGAAAGCGGCAGTCTTGAATTCCGGGCGGGGGTCTCGTCCCGGTTTTTCCAACTCGGCGATGATGTCCATCACCGTGGGCAGGCCGAAACGTTCGTCGACGTAATCGTTGGGATTCAGTTTTTTCAGGAAAGCCCCGTCTCCGATGATCGATTTGATATCCTGCTTATGCGCTTTTAATATGCGTTCCACAATGGGATAGGCTTCTGGATGCACGGCGGAGGCGTCCAGCGGGTTGTCGCCGTTCATGATGCGCAGGAATCCTGCAGCTTGTTCGAAGGTTTTTTCACCCACGCGCGGCACTTGCAGCAACTGCTTGCGGTTTGGGAAGGGGCCGTTCTGATTGCGGAAATCGACGATGTTTTTCGCTAGTCCCTGATTCAATCCCGCGATGCGGGCCAGCAGGGGAACCGACGCCATATTCACGTCCACGCCGACGGCGTTCACGCAATCTTCCACTACGGCGTCCAATGTTCGAGCCAGTTGGGTTTGGCTGACGTCGTGCTGATATTGCCCCACGCCGATAGCTTTGGGTTCGATCTTCACCAGTTCCGCCAGCGGGTCTTGCAATCGGCGGGCGATGGACGCGGCGCCGCGCAGCGATACGTCCAATTCGGGAAATTCCTGGGCTGCTAACTCGGAAGCGGAATAGACCGAAGCTCCCGCTTCGGATACGACCAATTTTTCCAATTTCAATTCAGGATGCAGTTTGATTAATTCTAAAGCCAGTTTGTCGGTTTCCCGCGAAGCCGTACCGTTGCCGATGCTGATGAGTTCGATACGATGCTTGCGAGCCAGCTCGGCCAGGATTTTGATAGATTCGTTCCATTTATTATGCGGCGCATGAGGATAGATGGTCGCCGTATCTACAAGTTTGCCGGTTCCATCCACAACGGCGACTTTGACGCCGGTTCGCAGGCCGGGGTCCAGGCCAATGGCGGGCTTCGGTCCCGCTGGGGCGGCTAACAGTAGATCGCGTAGGTTGTGGGCAAAAACCTTGATCGCCTCTTCTTCCGCCGCTTTCCACAAGCGCATCTTTAGATCTACGTCGAGGTGGGTGAAGATGCGGATTTTCCAAGCCCAGCGCACCGTATCCCGCAGCCAAGCGTCGGCGGGCCTTCCTAAATCCTGGATGCGATAATGTTCGGCGATTTGACTCTCGCAGACGCTGGGTTGTTTGCTTGCCGCCGTTGTCTCTTGCGGATCAACGATCAGGTTCAATTGTAAAATCCCCTCATCGCGGCCTCGGAACATGGCTAGGGCGCGGTGGGAAGGGACGTCTTTGATTGGCTCGCTGGCGTTGAAATAGTCTGAATATTTTACGCCTTCTTCTTCTTTTCCTTCCGCTACGAGGGATTGCATAACGGAGTTATTCCAAACGAATTCGCGCAGTTTCCCGATCAGTTCGGCGTCTTCCGCGAATTCTTCCATGAGAATCTGCCGCGCGCCTTCCAATGCGGCGGCGATATCCGGGACGTTTTTCTCTGCGTTGACGCATCCTTCCGCCGCCGTTTCGGGAACCAACTCTGGATTGGATAACAGACTGTGAGCAAGCGGTTCCAAACCTGCCTCGCGGGCGATCTGCGCTTTGGTGCGCCGTTTGGGTTTATAGGGCAGATATAAATCTTCCAGGCGCGTTTTTGTATCCGCTTCGCGAATGGATTGTTCCAATTCGGGGGTTAGTTTGCCCTGTTCTTCGATGCTTTTGAGGATGACGCCGCGCCGTTCTTGCATTTCGCGCAGATAGCGCAGGCGTTCTTCCAGCGTCCGTAACTGCGAATCGTCCAATCCGCCTGTCGCTTCTTTGCGGTAGCGCGCGATGAAGGGAACCGTCGAGCCTTCGTCCAGCAGTTGAATCGCGGCTTCCACTTGTTTGAGTTCTGCGGAGAGTTCTTGCGCAATGCGTTCGTTGATGGTCATCATTCCTTCTTGTCATCCTCGCTATGTTGTTCGCTTCGAAATAGGAGAGTAAGCATATATCCGTTTTGGCCAAGTTGAAATATTCGGAAAGGCAATTGAGGAAAGAAAAATCGGGCGCAATATCGAACCAATTTAAGCGGAAATCTTTATAAACCTTATGAACCGTTTTGCAGCCTCTCCGGTTATTCGTTTGTTCCATGTAAGATAGTTTTGATATTCAAAATGTTTTTTCTTTCCTTATAAACGAGGTCTTCTATGCTTACCGACAATATCCTCAACCTGATCGGCAATACTCCGTTATTTCGTTTGAAAGGGGAAAATGTTTTTGCGAAGTTGGAATATCTCAATCCAGGGGGCAGCATCAAAGACCGCGTCGCGTTGGCTATGCTGGAAGGGGCGGAGCGCGATGGCCGTCTGAAGCCGGATTCCATTATCATGGAGCCAACTTCGGGCAACACCGGCATTGGCATCGCACTGGTTGGACGCATTAAAGGCTATCGCGTACGCATCGTCATGCCTGAGAATATGAGCGAAGAACGGAAAAAACTAATTCGCACTCTCGGCGCCGAATTGATATTGACGCCCGCCGACGAAAGCATTCAAGGCGCGGTGGATTGCGTGCGCCGGATGGCGGCGGAAGATTCTCGAATTTACGTTCCCCAACAATTCGAGAATCCGGACAATCCCCGCGTCCATTACGAAGAGACCGCCCATGAGTTATGGCGGCAGACGAGCGGCGATATCGCCTGTTTCGTCGCGGGCGTCGGCAGCGGCGGCACGCTTCAAGGGGTAGGGAAATTCTTAAAGGAACATAAACCAGATGTCCGCATTGTCGCCGTAGAGCCGAAGAACGTTTCCGCCTTGCTTGGCCATGAGCCGGGATTGCATCAAATACAAGGCATCGGCGACGGATTCATTCCCGCTATTCTCGACGTTTCGCTGGTGGATGAGGTCGTGGAAGTAACAGACGAAGACGCCATTGAGACGACGCGGCAGTTGGGGCGCGATTTCGGATTGCTGGCGGGCATATCGTCCGGCGCTAACGTTTGGGCGGCGCGCTTGTTGGCGCGAAAATTTTCCGGAAATGTCGCTACAGTTTTACCTGACCGCGCCGAACGCTACTTCAGCACTTCGCTGATGTAGCGCCCAGCGGTCTTCTAACGCTGCAATTAACTCTTTTTATCCCATGAGAGCATGGCGTGGGAAGCGGGTTGAAACTCGTCTTTCTTTGGTTTCCGCTGTTTTTGGGCGGCGGTTCTTTCGTAGTGTTCGTAATCGCCGATTTTAAATTGGCTAACCATTTCTTGCATCGCCATGGCTTGCGAAGATAACTCTTCGCTAGCGGAAGCGGCTTCTTCGCTGGTGGCTGAGTTCGATTGGGTGATTTGATCCAGCTGGCCGATGGCGGTGCGGATTTGTTCCGCTCCGCTGGATTGTTCGGCGCAGCTGGCGGCGATTTCCTGAACCAGTTGCGCGGCGTTGCGAATGGCGGGGACTACTTCTTGAATTAGTTTTCCTGCGTTTTCCGCCTGAGCAACGCTTTCTTTCGATAGCGCAATAATTTCCTTAGCCGCTTGTTGGCTGCGTTCCGCCAGTTTCCGCACTTCCACAGCTACGACGGCGAAGCCTTTGCCCATCTCTCCGGCGCGCGCGGCTTCGATGGCGGCATTCAAGGCGAGGAGATTCGTCTGGTCGGCGATATCGTCGACGATGGATATCTGTTCGGCGATTTTTTTCATGGATTCAACGGTTTTTAATACCGCCTCGCCGCCTTTTTCGACGTCTTTGGCCGCTTTGGCGGCGGCGGCGTTCGTCTTTTGCGCATTCGCCGAGTTTTGCTCGACGGAGGAAGTCAGTTGTTCGATGGATGCTGAGGTTTCTTCCAGGCTAGAGGCTTGCTCGGTAGCGGCGTTGGCCAGGTTTTGCGAAGAAGCGGATAGTTCTTCCGAGCTGGAGGCCACCTGTTGCGCCGCTTGCGCGATGTTCTGCATGATGGACCGCAAGTTAGCCGTCATCTCGGCGAAACTACTGGCCATAATGCCAATCTCGTCCTTGCTGGTTACGGAAACCGTCGTAGTCAAATCCCCAGCGGCGATTTCCGCCGTTGCGGCGGCCATCATTTGCACCGGACCGAGAATGCTTTTCGTAATCGACCAGGCAATGGCGATGGCGGCGATGATGGAGATGACGCTGATGGCGATAATCGTATTAATCGTCTGACGGCGGACGGAATCGAAGTGTTCGTCCGCTTTATTGTTTTCCTCTATCAGCGAATTGCTGAAGGAAACCAATGGCGCCGCCATCGATTGCGCGAATCCATCGGTCTTGCCGTCCAAATCTTGGATTTCTTTCGATAACGTATTCTGTTGGGAACGAAGAATGGGAAGCAATTCCTTTTCAAATACGTCGAAATAGCTATTCATAGCTTGCGTCGCTTCTTTCGCTAATTGTATTTCTTCCGGCGTATCCGACATATTGGTTATGTTTTTCAAATCCTGGATCGATTCGTTTTTTAGGTCTTCCCAATCTTTGTTCGTCTCATCCAGGTTCCGGTTGATGACGGCGTCACCGATAACTTGATAGAGTTTTGCGCTCATCCCCGCCGCTTCTGTTGCTATCACGGCATTATCCGCTCTTATCGCTCCTTCGTCTTGCAGCACTCCCAGATGATAAATGTCTCGAATGGAAATAATCGAAGAGATCACTAATAGAAGAATGAGAATGCCATATCCCAACGCCATTTTTTTTCCAATCGTTAAATTCATCGCTATGCTCCTTTGCCTTCGTTAAGTTGAATGGATTACAGCTTTTACAATTATTAACTCATGTTACGCAGGATAAAAAAATGATAGACATAATTTGCTTATCGCATTGAATCACGAAAACACGAAATGAAAAAGAAAAACACGAAAAAAAGAAAAGAAAAAAGGTTAGCGCAAGGAATCTCGTTATGAGAACGATTTTTCCGTGGAATACAAAAGAATCCGTGCTATCCGTGATTCGAATATTTCGTGAATTTCGAGCCATTTCGTAGTTTCGTGATTCAATAACGCAAATAAATGACGCCCTTCCTGTTCTTTTGAACGGTTCTCTTAATTGGCGATGAAATACCTACGCCGAAAGTGAAAGGACATTGGCTGCGTAACATGAGTTATTAAAAGAGAATTTGCCATCTCATGCCAATCGCTAACGCATCCGGTTTTCCGTCGCCGCCGGGATTGACGATATATTGCATATCCGGTTTCAAATTCATCCAACCCGTCATTTGATATAAGTAGTACAGTTCGATGGCGGTTTCACCGTCTTTTGGCAGTCCGGCTTCCTCGCTGAACAGGACTTGAAATACGCCCAGACCCAGAATATCTTCATCGCGCCCGGGGATGGGACCGATCCATTGCATTCCGCCGCCCAGGTAATGATTTGCTTCGCTGCGATCTTCGGGCGTCCAACCATGTTGCGCGAAAACGCCTATGCCCTGTTTGTCCTCTTCATCGGCGGGATTTTCACGCCAAACCTCTTGATCCCAAGTTAGATAGACGCCGTAGCGTTCGGCAAAAACGCCAGTGGTAGATAGTTTTTCCACCTTGTCGCCATTCCACCATGCTCCAACGCGGAAATGGCCTCTATGATCGGCAATAGAATAATGAAAAGCCGGTTCCGCCATGACCATTGGGCCATAAAAGCGATCCAGCGTATTGCCGATGGATCGCCCGCCATCGGGACGGCCCTGGTATACCCCTATGTTCATGGAAAACCAATCTACCGGCGCAATTCCCATAACCGCGCCCCAATCCTGATCGGGGAATGTCGTTAAAGGAATCGTTGGGTGGAAACCGCCAGATGAATTGGTAAAATCGCAAGCATAATCGGCGCAGGCGAAATCGGCGTTCGCTTCTTGTTTTCCCAATTTGAACCAAAGTTTGCCGTCAAAAAAATCGTGCCGATACCAGAATTCGGAGACTTGCGCGAATTCGTCAGCATCGATGTTGCTCAAAACTTGAAAGTCTCCGACATAATCGTTTGTGATTCCCTTTCCGTGTTGTTCCTGCAGTTGAACGAAAAAAGTCCCTCCATTCCACCATCCCGCCGTTTCCGTATCGAGTTCGAGAAATAAGCTGAGGTCTCCGCGATACTCTCCGCCGCGTTTCCATCCGCCGCTGACGTTTCCGAAATACTCTCCCGTATAGACTAATTCGTAGCTAAGTCCATGCTCTTCAAGATACGAGCGCATTCCGCCCCAATCCCCGAACAAATGCTCCCGTCTCCAAAACGATTCTTCTTCGCAAAACGTTGGAATAGTAAAAGCTAGAAAGAATAAAGGAATAGTCGTTTTCTTATTCATGCAAAAATCTTCCTTCCAAGAAAGACTAACGTCTATCATAAATTTATAGGCTCGATTAGTTAGCGTGCGAAACGAATAGATTAAGGATAATAAGCGACCATTCTCGGAATCCCATTGAAAGCAAATGACTCTATTGAATAACCATGCGAATAAGACAATATTATTAATTATATAGTCTCTTGTTAACAAACAAAAAAGAAAAATTATTTTATGGGGGATAGATAGCCTTTCGAAAAAATAGAACTAAGGATGAGTTGCGACGTATGGCCCATCGATTATTCCATCTTATAAATATCCGAATAGCGAAAGACATGCGATATTCTCCGTTTCTTTTAACATATCATTTGATTTGATTATAAAACAAAATATTTACAAGTAAATCCTGCGGACGATTTTTTTAATGGAAATTTTATGTTTTTGGGAAAATAGGAAGCGATTGGGAACTGGGTCTTGGCGGAGGGGATGGCGTTCGCGAGAGGATGAATCTTTTTGCGCTTATTAACTCATGTTAGGAGTAAAGAATAACTATAAGGTGATATTGGGATCGTCGATAGAATCACGAAAACACGAAATAAAAAAGAAAACCACGAAAAAAAGAAATCCATACGTTTACCCGCCGTTGAAACGGCGGGCTATTTTCGTTTGCCCCTTTAAAGGGGCATTTAAAATGGCCCAGCCTTTCAAGGCTGGGATGGGAAATTTCAAAGAATTCGAGTTCTTTCACGTTTTCGCGATACGAAAACGCAACCGATATAAAGCCTATTCGTTGCTTTGAAACGTCGTCTCCATCGTGAAGGAGAGATGCCCGCACTCCCAGGCTGCGCAACATGAGTTATTAAGAAAGGGTTGGGACAATGGAGTTCTTATTTTCCGCCAGCCGTTTTTTCATGGACTCGACGAAAGTATAAGGGATATAAGGCAGCGCTTCCGTCTCTCCCAGATTCTTATGCTTGGAGTCGCCGTGAAAATCGGAGCCGCCGGTTACGATCAATCCCAATTCGCCGGCTAATGCGGCGTAGCATTCGGCGAAGTCGGAGCGGCAGGCGCCATGATAAGCTTCCACGCCATCAATGCCCACAGCGGCCAGGCGGCGGATCTCGTTTAGCGTTTGCTCCATGCTATCGGCGTAGAGTTGATCGGGATGGGCGATGACGGCCAGTCCCCCAGCCTGGTGGATGAAGGAAATCGCTTCTTCCGGCGTGAAAATTTCTTTCGGTGCAAAGGCGGGAGCCCCATTAGCCAAAAATCGGTCGAAGGATTCTTGAATGGATTGGACGTAGCCGCGCCGCAGCATCGCCCGCGCGATATGGGGACGATTGACGACCTCTCCGCCCGCCAGCGCTTTCACTTCCTCAATCTCCAAGGGATAGCCCAACTCATGCAACTTTTGCAGGATGAGCGGATTGCGCCGCTCGCGGGCGAATATATATTTTCGCAGATTATCTTGGAGAAATTTATCATGAATGTCGATATAATACCCCAGAATATGCAGCGTTCCCGACGGATGCAGGGCGCTGATCTCCATGCCGGGGACGATTTCCACCCCATACAACAAACCCGCCGCTTCCGCTTCGGGAATCCCGGCCGTCGTGTCGTGATCGGTGATGGAGAGGGCGTGAATTCCCGACTCGGCGGCTTTTTTGACTAAATCGGAAGGAGAGAGAGTACCATCGGAACAATGGGAGTGAGCGTGCAGATCGGCAGATTTCGGTTTCAATGTTAAATCCTTCGCATAACAGTCAATATTTTTCTTAAAAAAAGCGTATCCTACCAGGCGATATATTCAAGTTCGCGCAGTTTCATCAAAACTTTTTCCGCGCTTTGCTCCGGCCTCTCCCTGTGGGTTTCGCAGACGACTTCGGGATGAAGCGGCTCCTCGTAGGGATCGGTGATGCCGGTAAATTCCTTGATCTCGCCCGCCCGCGCCCGTTTATACAATCCTTTGACGTCCCGCATCTCGCATACGGCCAGCGGCGCATGTACGAAAACTTCGACGAAGCGTCCGATGGTCCGGCGCAACTCGTTGCGGATTTCGCGGTAAGGCGAGATAGCCGCCGCCACGGCAACGATTTCGTTGCGCGTCAAGATATGGCTGACGAATCCAATGCGCCGGATGTTTTCGTCGCGGTCCTCCTTGGAGTAACCTAAGCCTTTGCTTAGGTTCAAGCGAATGAAGTCGCCGTCGAGCACTTCATGCCGAATTTGCCGTTGCAGAAATTCTTCATGCAGGATTTCCGCAATCGTGCTTTTTCCGGCGCCGGAAAGTCCCGTAAGCCAGACAGTGAAGCCGATATAAGGGCATAAGGGGTTGTTATTCTTGTTTGGGAGAGATGAGGAGTTCGTAAGCATGGATGAAAAATACTCCTTTGGGATTGTCCTATCATATTTATGCCTGCTGGGAAAGTATAGGAATCCCGAAATGATGAGTGATGAATGATGAGCCTCCCTAACGAGGAAAGGTTTTCGGCGATTGCAGGAAGAAAAGTCCTGCCGCCCGCCGTTGAAACGCTATCAA
This genomic window contains:
- a CDS encoding hydrogenase maturation protease, with product MKTKRILIIGYGNPLRGDDGAGWAAAERLQSCKTKNSLEILICPQLFPEQAEPVSQADLAIFLDASCDAAPGSWKCQKSFAGETPALPGGGMYAAAFTHSVSPGELLGLARELYGHCPEAYLYTMGGESFETANRLTPAVQSAIEGVVGDVEKRITA
- a CDS encoding sugar phosphate isomerase/epimerase family protein codes for the protein MNESRRCFLKQSIFAAAGTGAILTPHSSSFAIAPIQRGMGARMKLSFAAYSYRKYLAEEKSMTMMDFLDECAKLGLSASEPTSYYFPPDANDDYFIQFKRKAFLLGLDISGTAIGNTYTHPAGPERDKNLALTKRWIDNAALMGAPCIRIFAGTAPKGVSEEQARKNCVETIQEACAYAARRGVYLALENHGGIVSDAKGMLAIVKAVESDWFGVNLDTGNFHTDDPYKDIAETAPYAVNVQVKVEMSNAAGKAIEPDFERIVGMLGEAGYRGYVALEYEAKPEPKDAVPRYLERLHKIISKA
- a CDS encoding Tex family protein — its product is MMTINERIAQELSAELKQVEAAIQLLDEGSTVPFIARYRKEATGGLDDSQLRTLEERLRYLREMQERRGVILKSIEEQGKLTPELEQSIREADTKTRLEDLYLPYKPKRRTKAQIAREAGLEPLAHSLLSNPELVPETAAEGCVNAEKNVPDIAAALEGARQILMEEFAEDAELIGKLREFVWNNSVMQSLVAEGKEEEGVKYSDYFNASEPIKDVPSHRALAMFRGRDEGILQLNLIVDPQETTAASKQPSVCESQIAEHYRIQDLGRPADAWLRDTVRWAWKIRIFTHLDVDLKMRLWKAAEEEAIKVFAHNLRDLLLAAPAGPKPAIGLDPGLRTGVKVAVVDGTGKLVDTATIYPHAPHNKWNESIKILAELARKHRIELISIGNGTASRETDKLALELIKLHPELKLEKLVVSEAGASVYSASELAAQEFPELDVSLRGAASIARRLQDPLAELVKIEPKAIGVGQYQHDVSQTQLARTLDAVVEDCVNAVGVDVNMASVPLLARIAGLNQGLAKNIVDFRNQNGPFPNRKQLLQVPRVGEKTFEQAAGFLRIMNGDNPLDASAVHPEAYPIVERILKAHKQDIKSIIGDGAFLKKLNPNDYVDERFGLPTVMDIIAELEKPGRDPRPEFKTAAFKEGVETLEDLQPGMILEGVVTNVANFGAFVDIGVHQDGLVHISALSNQFVKDPRSVVKTGDVVKVKVMAIDLRRKRISLSMRLDDPIPDPNAAKEENPGKPRRKQEQRQEPTRKAPIQNAMAEAIAKAMKQRR
- the cysK gene encoding cysteine synthase A; its protein translation is MLTDNILNLIGNTPLFRLKGENVFAKLEYLNPGGSIKDRVALAMLEGAERDGRLKPDSIIMEPTSGNTGIGIALVGRIKGYRVRIVMPENMSEERKKLIRTLGAELILTPADESIQGAVDCVRRMAAEDSRIYVPQQFENPDNPRVHYEETAHELWRQTSGDIACFVAGVGSGGTLQGVGKFLKEHKPDVRIVAVEPKNVSALLGHEPGLHQIQGIGDGFIPAILDVSLVDEVVEVTDEDAIETTRQLGRDFGLLAGISSGANVWAARLLARKFSGNVATVLPDRAERYFSTSLM
- a CDS encoding methyl-accepting chemotaxis protein; translated protein: MNLTIGKKMALGYGILILLLVISSIISIRDIYHLGVLQDEGAIRADNAVIATEAAGMSAKLYQVIGDAVINRNLDETNKDWEDLKNESIQDLKNITNMSDTPEEIQLAKEATQAMNSYFDVFEKELLPILRSQQNTLSKEIQDLDGKTDGFAQSMAAPLVSFSNSLIEENNKADEHFDSVRRQTINTIIAISVISIIAAIAIAWSITKSILGPVQMMAAATAEIAAGDLTTTVSVTSKDEIGIMASSFAEMTANLRSIMQNIAQAAQQVASSSEELSASSQNLANAATEQASSLEETSASIEQLTSSVEQNSANAQKTNAAAAKAAKDVEKGGEAVLKTVESMKKIAEQISIVDDIADQTNLLALNAAIEAARAGEMGKGFAVVAVEVRKLAERSQQAAKEIIALSKESVAQAENAGKLIQEVVPAIRNAAQLVQEIAASCAEQSSGAEQIRTAIGQLDQITQSNSATSEEAASASEELSSQAMAMQEMVSQFKIGDYEHYERTAAQKQRKPKKDEFQPASHAMLSWDKKS
- a CDS encoding carbohydrate porin yields the protein MNKKTTIPLFFLAFTIPTFCEEESFWRREHLFGDWGGMRSYLEEHGLSYELVYTGEYFGNVSGGWKRGGEYRGDLSLFLELDTETAGWWNGGTFFVQLQEQHGKGITNDYVGDFQVLSNIDADEFAQVSEFWYRHDFFDGKLWFKLGKQEANADFACADYACDFTNSSGGFHPTIPLTTFPDQDWGAVMGIAPVDWFSMNIGVYQGRPDGGRSIGNTLDRFYGPMVMAEPAFHYSIADHRGHFRVGAWWNGDKVEKLSTTGVFAERYGVYLTWDQEVWRENPADEEDKQGIGVFAQHGWTPEDRSEANHYLGGGMQWIGPIPGRDEDILGLGVFQVLFSEEAGLPKDGETAIELYYLYQMTGWMNLKPDMQYIVNPGGDGKPDALAIGMRWQILF
- a CDS encoding PHP domain-containing protein, producing MKPKSADLHAHSHCSDGTLSPSDLVKKAAESGIHALSITDHDTTAGIPEAEAAGLLYGVEIVPGMEISALHPSGTLHILGYYIDIHDKFLQDNLRKYIFARERRNPLILQKLHELGYPLEIEEVKALAGGEVVNRPHIARAMLRRGYVQSIQESFDRFLANGAPAFAPKEIFTPEEAISFIHQAGGLAVIAHPDQLYADSMEQTLNEIRRLAAVGIDGVEAYHGACRSDFAECYAALAGELGLIVTGGSDFHGDSKHKNLGETEALPYIPYTFVESMKKRLAENKNSIVPTLS
- the cysC gene encoding adenylyl-sulfate kinase; its protein translation is MLTNSSSLPNKNNNPLCPYIGFTVWLTGLSGAGKSTIAEILHEEFLQRQIRHEVLDGDFIRLNLSKGLGYSKEDRDENIRRIGFVSHILTRNEIVAVAAAISPYREIRNELRRTIGRFVEVFVHAPLAVCEMRDVKGLYKRARAGEIKEFTGITDPYEEPLHPEVVCETHRERPEQSAEKVLMKLRELEYIAW